One Lutra lutra chromosome 7, mLutLut1.2, whole genome shotgun sequence DNA window includes the following coding sequences:
- the LOC125105199 gene encoding transmembrane protein 258-like has product MELEAMSRYTSPVNPAVFPHLTVVLLAIGMFFMAWFFVYEVTSTKYTRDIYKELLISLVASLFMGFGVLFLLLWVGIYV; this is encoded by the coding sequence ATGGAGCTGGAGGCCATGAGCAGATACACCAGCCCAGTGAACCCTGCTGTCTTCCCTCATCTGACCGTGGTGCTGTTGGCAATTGGCATGTTCTTCATGGCCTGGTTCTTCGTTTATGAGGTCACCTCCACCAAATACACTCGGGATATCTACAAAGAGCTCCTCATCTCCTTAGTGGCCTCGCTCTTCATGGGTTTTGGagtcctcttcctgctgctctgggtTGGCATCTACGTATGA